The Deinococcus sedimenti genome segment TGCGTTTCGCGCACGGCTCCTCCCTCCGTGCCTGCGGATCGGCGTCCACGACCGGCAGTGGTGGTCTGGCCGCCCCGACCCAGCATCAGCCGGCTGGTCCCGCTGAGTGGCGACTCCCTGCTGCTCCGGGGCGATCAGGCTCTTCGGCCCACCGGTCGCCTGTTTCCTCAGCGGCACTGGGGTGCGGGCGAACTGACAGCAGAGTTCAGAGGTCTTGAGGGTAGCCCTCGATCCCTCTGAATCGGGCGAAGCGAGCACCTGAGAACGACCGTGGTTGGAAGTGGAATGGAAGGGCGTGCTGTTGGCCCCGGGGTGAAACTGAACACCGCTCTGAGGCACGCTCAGCGAACGGTTCCACATGCCGCGCCTGACCCGTCCGTGCCAGTGGGCGGCCGCCGCCGATCCTCACCGGTCCCGGCTCCCGGCACTGCATGGGCCGCGGCCCGCGTCCCGCAGGCTGGCCGGGTGACCTCCGTCAGGTCATCCGTTGCGGCGCCGACCCACCTGACGGGGGTCACTCCGGCCGCTGACCGCGCGTACACTCGTGGGCGTGATGCACAGCCACACGCTGATCCTCGAGGTGATGCTCGCCCTGCACGCCGCGGGCGAGGTGCCGTTTCGTGCGTCGGACGTGTACCGCGTCCTGCAGCAGCGGGGCGCACCATACAAGGAGAAATCCATCCGCACCTCCGTGTACGGTCAGACCCTGACCCTCAAAGGCGGTGAGGTGATTGCTCTCGAGCGCACTGGGCGCGGCACCTACCAGGTGGCCGACCCGGACACGGCGCGCGCCGCCCTGCAGGCCGCCCAGCAGTCCGGCTGACGGGGGCGCACCCGTTCTGAGGCCAGACACCCGGCCCCCCACCGGGTACGCTGAAGGATGCCCTCTGCTCACAGGGAGCCCGGCGCCCTTCTCGCCCGTCACCTTCAGCGCGTCACCACCGTCGCCTTCGACATCACCGATGCGCTCGTGCTCATCCTGGACCGCACCGGACGGATCATCCGCTTCAACCCCACCTGCGAGCGCCTGTCCGGCCGTCAGGAGGCCGAGGTACAGGGACAGTTCCTCTGGCCGCTCGTGCTTGATCCGGTGGAAGCTGCGCGCGCCGAGGCGCTGTTCCGTCAGATCGCGCCGGGCGTTCCGCCTGGCACCTCCGAGACCACGTGGCGGACCCCGCAGGGCGACGTGCGGTTCATTCGCTGGATGGCGAGCTGCCTCCACGACGAGACCGGCGCGATCGAGCTGGTCGTGTGCACCGGCATCGACGTCACGGAGGAACGCCGGGCCCGCCAGGCGCTGGAAGACAGTGAAACGCTGTTCCGCACGTTGTTTCAGCACTCCGCGGACGGCGTGGTCCTGATCGACCCGCACGATCCGGCCGTGCCCTGGCGCATCGTGCGGTGCAACCCGGCCTTCGCGCGCATGAACGGCTACGAACCGCAGGACCTGATCGGCCAGTCCATCGATCTGCTGCACGACGACGACCTGATGGCGCGGCGCGGCGCGCACTTCCTGAACTGGATCCGGAACCATCCGGACGGTGCGTATGGCCGGGGAACGCACCGGCACCGTGGGGGCCACCTCCTGCACGTGGCCAGCAGTTCCAGCGTCGTGACCGTGGGCGGCCAGGAACTCATTCTCGGCATGGACCGGGACGTCACGGCTGCCCGGGAGCAGG includes the following:
- a CDS encoding GGDEF domain-containing protein, with translation MPSAHREPGALLARHLQRVTTVAFDITDALVLILDRTGRIIRFNPTCERLSGRQEAEVQGQFLWPLVLDPVEAARAEALFRQIAPGVPPGTSETTWRTPQGDVRFIRWMASCLHDETGAIELVVCTGIDVTEERRARQALEDSETLFRTLFQHSADGVVLIDPHDPAVPWRIVRCNPAFARMNGYEPQDLIGQSIDLLHDDDLMARRGAHFLNWIRNHPDGAYGRGTHRHRGGHLLHVASSSSVVTVGGQELILGMDRDVTAAREQEAALRGANEHLAYLAQHDEWTGLLSRNAWLTRLSDMRRRPGCHVVLFLDLDGFKQVNDSYGHAVGDDLLQEVARRLRDTVRPTDAVGRLGGDEFVVAITVSGEAAVSGMTAHLDRVVSAPYRLSGLDVRVGVSIGAAVVCDEDLDVEAALERADHEMYRVKREKSD